The genomic window TGATATCTTTATAACTTCAACACTAGAATCATTTTTGAATTTATTGTAAATTTCATTTCCAAGCTCATAATCTAAAGCTCCTTTTTCGAATATAATTAATCTAGGGATAAACATAACATACCTACCTTCTAATAAAAATATATTTTTACATGACCTTATAAATATTAAATAAAGTTATACTAAATTGTTTGCACTCTTTTAAAATAAAACGTAACATAAATATATTTTTATCTATAAGTTAGTTTATTATTAGTTTAATTTTTACCATAATCCATATGTCCTTTTAGTAGCTTTAAGAACCTCTCTTAATATTGTTAAGTCTATTATAATAACTGTTTTTAAAATTATACTACACCAACAGCTTTTCTTAAGATACAACCATTTTCTTAAAAACTCTTAATCTGTATGCATTCATAGCTGTTTTTCCTAACTTCTCCATTAATTGATAATTTGCATAAGCTCCAACTAAAGCTCCTATTCCTGGAACCAACTGTAACATCTTTGCTAAATCTATGTAATCTCTGTATTCCTGTTGAAAACTTCTCCAATCAAAAGAATTCAAATCTTCTGGTAACTCTTTAGAATAATCATTCCATTTTTTAAGTATTTCATATATTTCAATCCTCTTTTCATCACTCGAAAAAGCCAATAAAAAAACATGTAAAATATATAATCTTTCTTTATAGTCCTTTACATTAAATCCATATAAGCTAGCTGTGTCAAATAAAAACTTGATTTTTATACTTAATAAAACAGGAAAATCTGCAAGCCCTAGTAAAATTCCACCAGCTCCTGTTCCAGCACCACTTAGTGTAGCAGTTTTTCTATAAAAATTTAACTTTTCCATTACTAAAATTTCTCGTTTTTCCAAAGGTGTATTAACCATTGGTGGTTTTGTAGTAAATTTTGATCCAATTAATACAGCTTTAATCATGTTTTTAATTGCCTCAGTAATTGCCACATGAACTTTATCAGGAATAAAATCGTTTGCTTTATTTTGTAAGCCTTTGCTTATTCGACTTGTTAGAGAAGGCTTCTTCAACATATTTTTTTCCCAACTTTTCAGATCATATAATGCTTTTTCTTCATAAGAATTCATATTTATCCCTCGCAAAACTAAATTTTAAATTTTAACCATACCTCTGCTTTAATATTTATTTTAGAAATACATCTTTCCATTATAATACTCATTAAGAAAACTTCTAAAATAATTCTATATAAAATTTTATTAATGTATTAAAATTTATTTTATTTTAAGCATAATGGTGATAGTAAATTTATTTTGTTCTTCATTTATATCAACTACTCCATTATATTTTCTAGCAACATCTTTTATATTAGAAATTCCTATACCATGATTATACTTATCTGTTTTTATACTAATAATTTTATTTTTATCATATTGAATCTTGTCTGTAGTAGTATTATAAACTTCAATTATCAAATATATGTTTCTAATATACGACTTTATAGATATTAACTTATAGATATTACTCTCTGTAATTCTTAAGCAAGCTTCAATTGCATTATCTAATACATTGCTTAAAATAACACATAAATCTATTGATTCTACTGAAATCTCTTTAGGTATCATAAAATCACATATAAACTCTATTTTATTAGCTTTTGCTATATTGTATTTTTCATTTATAACTGAATCTGATATAGGATTACCTGTTTTTATTTCAAAGTCA from Clostridium sp. MB40-C1 includes these protein-coding regions:
- a CDS encoding EcsC family protein — translated: MNSYEEKALYDLKSWEKNMLKKPSLTSRISKGLQNKANDFIPDKVHVAITEAIKNMIKAVLIGSKFTTKPPMVNTPLEKREILVMEKLNFYRKTATLSGAGTGAGGILLGLADFPVLLSIKIKFLFDTASLYGFNVKDYKERLYILHVFLLAFSSDEKRIEIYEILKKWNDYSKELPEDLNSFDWRSFQQEYRDYIDLAKMLQLVPGIGALVGAYANYQLMEKLGKTAMNAYRLRVFKKMVVS